Proteins encoded by one window of Oscillatoria sp. FACHB-1406:
- a CDS encoding flavin reductase family protein — protein sequence MLDEQAKKTLLRKIPHGLYICGVKGNDELNGFTASWVMQSSFQPPMIVTCVRGDSGSHAAIEQSGVFTISFLDSNQKEIAAKFFKPQRIVGDKLADVDYITGPETGCPILTDSLGYVECKVVGSLKNGDHTVFLGEVIGAKVYREGEPLLLEATGWQYGG from the coding sequence TTGTTAGACGAACAAGCCAAAAAGACGCTACTGCGCAAAATTCCGCACGGACTGTATATCTGTGGCGTTAAAGGAAACGACGAACTCAACGGCTTCACGGCGAGTTGGGTGATGCAATCCTCATTTCAGCCACCAATGATTGTAACCTGCGTCAGAGGAGATTCCGGTTCTCACGCCGCGATCGAGCAAAGCGGCGTATTTACCATCAGTTTCCTCGATAGTAACCAAAAAGAAATTGCCGCAAAATTCTTTAAGCCCCAACGAATCGTCGGCGATAAACTGGCAGACGTTGATTATATCACCGGCCCTGAAACCGGCTGTCCGATTCTCACCGACTCCCTCGGTTATGTCGAATGTAAAGTCGTCGGTTCCCTCAAAAACGGCGACCACACCGTCTTTTTAGGCGAAGTCATCGGTGCGAAGGTGTATCGAGAGGGCGAACCCCTTTTACTAGAAGCTACGGGTTGGCAATACGGCGGGTAG
- a CDS encoding FAD-dependent oxidoreductase: MSHRFRRSRRRFILGTSALLLSSACSRMFSPAKESLPVLVVGAGIAGLAAAKRLREEGLRVIVLEGRDRVGGRIHTDRSLGIPLDLGAAWIHGIEGNPLVKLAREAGAKTFVTEDDSWEIYDRAGKPFTAAEIARSEQKYENLLDRVSALATDLETDISVAEAIRRIDAKALTAPLMQYQLGGYLEFDMGCPLEKLSAQTWDNDEAFSGKEVIFPGGYDAVTNYLARDTEIQTQQIVKKINYEEEQVTITTNRGQFVGQCAVITLPLGVLKQGRVSFTPELPTSLRRAIRTVGMGNVNKVILQFQRPFWDTKLQYFGSTYPQRGRYPYFLNARTFSKANILVTFALGSAATAMETQSNAQIQAEVLEVLKSIFGSKVAPPQRLLVTRWGSDVFAGGCYSYSAVGATLNDFKTLGEPVADKLFFAGEHTSVKYRATVHGAYLSGLRAADRVIQQYA; the protein is encoded by the coding sequence ATGTCCCATCGCTTTCGCCGCAGTCGCCGCCGATTTATCCTCGGCACTTCCGCATTATTACTGAGTTCTGCCTGTTCGCGGATGTTCTCGCCTGCGAAAGAAAGCCTGCCCGTGCTGGTGGTGGGGGCGGGAATTGCGGGGCTAGCTGCGGCGAAACGCTTGCGGGAGGAGGGGTTGAGAGTCATTGTCTTGGAGGGGCGCGATCGCGTCGGCGGTCGAATTCATACGGATCGCTCTCTCGGTATCCCTTTAGATCTCGGCGCTGCATGGATTCACGGAATTGAAGGCAATCCTTTAGTCAAGTTAGCGCGGGAGGCGGGTGCAAAAACCTTTGTAACGGAGGACGATAGCTGGGAAATCTACGATCGCGCGGGCAAACCTTTCACCGCAGCAGAAATTGCGCGATCGGAACAAAAGTACGAGAATTTACTAGATCGCGTTTCAGCTTTAGCAACCGATCTCGAAACTGATATCAGCGTTGCTGAAGCGATTCGCCGCATTGATGCAAAAGCATTAACTGCACCTTTAATGCAATATCAACTCGGCGGTTATTTAGAATTTGATATGGGTTGTCCCTTAGAAAAACTGTCGGCGCAAACGTGGGACAATGACGAAGCGTTTTCCGGAAAAGAAGTTATCTTTCCGGGCGGTTATGACGCGGTTACGAATTATCTGGCGCGAGATACAGAAATTCAAACCCAACAAATCGTTAAAAAGATTAACTACGAGGAAGAACAGGTTACGATTACAACCAATCGAGGTCAATTTGTCGGACAATGCGCCGTTATAACTCTACCATTAGGCGTTCTCAAACAAGGTAGAGTATCCTTTACGCCCGAACTTCCAACTTCTCTACGTCGCGCCATTCGTACCGTCGGTATGGGTAACGTCAACAAAGTTATTTTGCAGTTTCAACGCCCTTTTTGGGATACTAAGTTACAATATTTTGGCTCTACTTATCCCCAGCGAGGGCGCTATCCTTACTTCCTCAATGCCCGCACTTTCAGCAAAGCAAACATTCTCGTTACTTTTGCCCTAGGAAGCGCCGCAACAGCAATGGAAACTCAGTCTAATGCTCAAATTCAAGCCGAAGTTTTAGAGGTTCTAAAAAGTATTTTCGGCTCCAAAGTTGCGCCGCCACAACGCCTTTTGGTGACGCGCTGGGGAAGCGATGTGTTTGCAGGCGGTTGCTATTCTTATAGTGCGGTTGGTGCAACTTTAAACGACTTCAAAACCCTCGGAGAACCCGTCGCCGATAAACTCTTTTTCGCAGGGGAACATACCAGCGTTAAATATCGCGCTACCGTTCACGGCGCTTATTTATCCGGATTGCGCGCTGCCGATCGCGTTATTCAGCAGTATGCTTAA
- a CDS encoding L,D-transpeptidase, with protein sequence MIDFVRNYELRITNYELRIAFASGLCLLLLGNGAAYAQSNSAEMAATHPDSLPALEQDLELPPLGDSERFLPPVIEARLVLRLRDRRLYYYLGEEVIQSYPVAVGRQGWETPTGSFSVLQKVQEPTWQHPFTRKIIPPGPENPLGARWIGFWTDGQNSIGFHGTPNEELIGQAVSHGCVRMRDRDIVALYEKVEMGMPVIVEP encoded by the coding sequence ATGATTGATTTTGTCCGTAATTACGAATTACGAATTACGAATTACGAATTACGAATTGCCTTTGCGTCGGGTTTATGTTTGCTGTTACTAGGAAATGGGGCAGCCTACGCTCAAAGCAATTCCGCTGAGATGGCTGCAACGCACCCCGACTCACTCCCGGCGTTGGAACAAGACCTCGAATTGCCGCCGCTAGGAGATTCGGAGAGGTTCTTACCCCCGGTGATAGAAGCGCGCTTGGTGCTGCGCTTGCGCGATCGCCGCCTTTACTACTATCTTGGCGAAGAAGTGATACAAAGCTATCCCGTCGCTGTCGGTCGCCAAGGGTGGGAAACGCCGACAGGAAGCTTTAGCGTCCTGCAAAAAGTGCAGGAACCCACCTGGCAGCATCCTTTTACCCGCAAAATCATCCCGCCGGGACCGGAGAATCCCCTCGGGGCGCGCTGGATTGGCTTTTGGACGGACGGACAAAACTCGATTGGCTTTCACGGTACGCCGAACGAAGAACTCATCGGTCAAGCAGTTTCTCACGGTTGCGTGCGGATGCGCGATCGCGATATCGTCGCTTTGTACGAAAAGGTTGAAATGGGAATGCCCGTGATTGTCGAACCCTGA
- the arsC gene encoding arsenate reductase, glutathione/glutaredoxin type, translating into MKKVMFVCKKNSARSQMAEGFAKKLAAGKVEIVSSGLEASQVNPHAIEAMAEVGIDIRTQTSKALSDFSPKDFDAVISLCGCGVNLPEEWLLREIFEDWQLDDPAEQPEIFPRVRDEVKERVEKLIAKL; encoded by the coding sequence ATGAAAAAAGTCATGTTTGTTTGCAAGAAAAACTCAGCCCGCTCGCAAATGGCTGAAGGGTTTGCCAAAAAACTCGCTGCGGGAAAAGTTGAGATTGTGAGTTCCGGTTTAGAAGCAAGTCAAGTCAATCCTCACGCGATTGAAGCGATGGCTGAAGTAGGAATTGATATCAGAACCCAAACTTCTAAGGCATTGAGCGATTTTAGTCCTAAAGATTTTGATGCGGTCATTTCTTTGTGCGGTTGCGGGGTAAACTTACCTGAAGAATGGCTATTGCGAGAGATATTTGAAGATTGGCAATTAGACGATCCTGCCGAACAACCGGAAATTTTTCCGCGCGTTCGGGATGAAGTGAAGGAACGGGTAGAAAAGTTAATTGCGAAATTGTAA
- the arsB gene encoding ACR3 family arsenite efflux transporter, producing MTDRITPPASQPVRAGGRLNIFEKYLTLWVILCIAIGIALGRLFPGIAQNLDAMSIYNVSIPIAICLFFMMYPIMVKIDFSQALQAAKTPKPVLLTLVVNWLIKPFTMVVFAQFFLGGLFRPWLSATEVIRGTEVSLANSYIAGTILLGIAPCTAMVLMWGYLSYSNQGHTLVMVAVNSLAMLFLYAPLGKWLLSANNLTVPWETIVLSVLIYVGLPLVAGIFSRYWIFKHKGKDWFERQFLHYLSPIAVSALLLTLVLLFAFKGELIVNNPLHILLIAVPLFIQTNFIFLIGYVAALKLKITYEDAAPAALIGASNHFEVAIATAVMLFGLNSGAALATVVGVLIEVPVMLMLVEFCKKTAFWFPREPEKATLCDPRCLNNTPLL from the coding sequence ATGACCGATAGAATCACTCCTCCCGCTTCACAACCCGTTCGAGCGGGAGGACGACTTAATATTTTTGAAAAATACTTGACTTTGTGGGTGATATTGTGCATTGCGATCGGCATTGCATTGGGCAGATTATTTCCCGGTATCGCCCAAAATTTGGATGCGATGAGCATCTACAATGTCTCAATTCCCATTGCCATTTGTCTATTTTTCATGATGTACCCCATCATGGTTAAAATTGATTTTTCTCAAGCCTTACAAGCTGCCAAAACACCCAAACCCGTCCTACTTACGCTCGTCGTCAACTGGTTAATAAAGCCATTTACTATGGTGGTTTTCGCGCAGTTTTTTTTGGGTGGGTTATTTCGTCCCTGGTTGAGTGCCACTGAAGTTATTCGCGGCACGGAAGTTTCGCTAGCAAATTCCTACATTGCCGGAACGATTTTATTAGGAATTGCACCTTGTACGGCAATGGTATTGATGTGGGGATATCTGTCCTACAGCAACCAAGGACATACTTTAGTTATGGTGGCGGTTAATTCGCTAGCGATGCTATTTTTATATGCGCCTTTAGGAAAATGGCTGTTATCGGCGAATAATTTGACCGTCCCTTGGGAAACCATTGTTTTATCGGTGTTAATTTACGTCGGCTTACCATTAGTAGCGGGAATCTTTAGCCGGTACTGGATTTTTAAACATAAGGGGAAAGATTGGTTCGAGCGGCAATTTCTGCACTATCTCAGTCCGATCGCGGTGAGTGCTTTGTTACTCACGTTAGTGCTTTTATTTGCTTTTAAGGGAGAACTGATTGTCAACAATCCCCTGCATATTCTCTTAATTGCCGTCCCCTTATTTATCCAAACCAACTTTATCTTCCTCATCGGTTACGTGGCAGCATTGAAATTAAAGATTACCTATGAAGATGCTGCCCCTGCTGCCTTGATTGGGGCAAGCAATCACTTTGAAGTTGCGATCGCGACAGCAGTGATGTTATTCGGCTTGAATTCTGGCGCAGCATTGGCGACTGTTGTCGGCGTTTTAATTGAAGTTCCTGTGATGTTAATGTTAGTGGAATTTTGTAAGAAAACAGCATTTTGGTTTCCTCGCGAACCGGAAAAAGCAACGCTTTGCGACCCGCGCTGTCTGAATAATACACCGCTGTTGTAG
- a CDS encoding AI-2E family transporter has protein sequence MNQIFTPLQKLLLTWLLILITGWLTLVALGYVGETISILLTAGLIAFLLNYAVAALTQFLPRTVAALLVYLLAAAIVVLIGVTIAPPVFNQGRQLVTRFPALLESARQQLSDLQIWTTGHNLPFDLKSLTFKLLEQLQAQTQAIASSSFELVLGTFNWFLDLVLILVISFYMLVDGERLWTSITRIFSPRIQTELTCSLQRNLQGFVFGQLWLGIFMATTLTFAFFALRVPFFLLFAVFIGIMEVLPFVGATLGIATVVLIVSFIDWRLALEVLAVAIALQQVKDNLVAPRIMGNLTGLSPVVIFVALLMGAKIGGLLGVILAIPLTGVIKSLAEVVSNPALPPQTGAFFQNPFAKKIPELNSEL, from the coding sequence ATGAATCAAATTTTCACGCCTCTCCAAAAATTACTACTCACCTGGCTGTTAATTTTAATAACAGGATGGTTGACATTAGTAGCGTTAGGATATGTCGGTGAAACGATTAGTATTTTACTAACGGCTGGTTTAATTGCCTTTTTATTGAACTACGCTGTCGCCGCCCTAACGCAATTTTTACCGCGAACTGTCGCCGCCCTCCTCGTGTATTTATTAGCGGCTGCAATTGTTGTTTTAATTGGCGTAACGATTGCCCCTCCCGTCTTCAATCAAGGCAGACAATTAGTTACCCGATTTCCTGCATTATTAGAGTCGGCGCGACAGCAGTTATCGGACTTACAAATCTGGACGACAGGGCATAACTTACCCTTCGATCTCAAGAGTTTAACGTTTAAGTTGCTCGAACAGCTTCAAGCGCAAACGCAAGCCATTGCATCGAGTAGTTTTGAGCTAGTGCTGGGAACGTTTAACTGGTTTTTGGACTTAGTTCTAATTTTAGTAATTTCTTTTTATATGCTAGTGGATGGCGAACGCTTGTGGACGAGTATTACTCGCATCTTTTCGCCGCGCATTCAAACAGAATTGACCTGCTCATTGCAGCGAAATTTACAGGGGTTTGTCTTCGGACAGTTGTGGTTGGGAATCTTTATGGCGACGACCTTAACTTTCGCTTTCTTTGCTTTGCGCGTGCCATTTTTCTTGCTATTTGCCGTGTTTATTGGGATTATGGAAGTGCTACCTTTCGTGGGGGCAACGTTAGGAATTGCCACGGTAGTTTTGATTGTTTCCTTTATCGATTGGCGCTTAGCTTTAGAAGTTTTAGCTGTTGCGATCGCGCTGCAACAGGTTAAAGATAATTTAGTCGCCCCTCGGATTATGGGCAACTTAACCGGCTTATCGCCCGTTGTTATCTTTGTTGCCTTATTAATGGGTGCAAAAATTGGCGGCTTATTAGGCGTAATCCTCGCCATTCCGCTAACCGGCGTTATCAAAAGTTTAGCGGAAGTCGTTTCTAACCCCGCCCTGCCGCCGCAAACCGGCGCTTTTTTCCAAAATCCCTTCGCGAAGAAAATCCCAGAGTTAAATTCCGAATTGTAA
- a CDS encoding FAD-binding oxidoreductase gives MNTYDWIVVGGGLTGAALGYELQKQGLRVLLLEPDSTIANATRYSYGGLAYWAGTSPLTRQLCEEGIAVHRQLSQELDADTQFREFETLLTIEPEEDPDTVATDYNRFALPARRLTPSEANEIEPLLNPNAISGALLLPHGHIEPQQTNRAYLQAFGRAGGVLQPEEVTGFAYNGDRAVGVKTAEGTYFAEHIAICAGGLSRALLQKCGIPVKLYFTQTEILETPPVEELRLQTLVMPAIIDRFELEEKAIQPEFEPLWKRESGEPVPPILDAGAIQFRDRHFILGQLSRAIANPHFTPDAAASEAKIRDAIANIFPSLAPLPATWHRCLVAYAANSLPLVGALAGIEGLHLFSGFTNTLLFAPPLAKHFARWAAGETGTLLEQLQSY, from the coding sequence ATGAATACCTACGATTGGATAGTAGTGGGCGGCGGTCTTACGGGCGCGGCTCTGGGTTACGAACTGCAAAAACAAGGGCTGCGCGTCCTGTTATTGGAGCCGGACAGCACGATCGCGAATGCAACGCGCTATAGTTATGGCGGGCTGGCTTATTGGGCGGGAACTTCGCCCTTAACGCGCCAGTTGTGCGAAGAAGGAATCGCCGTTCACCGCCAACTCTCCCAGGAATTGGACGCAGATACGCAGTTTCGGGAATTCGAGACGTTACTGACGATAGAACCGGAAGAGGATCCCGATACCGTTGCAACCGACTATAATCGCTTTGCCTTGCCCGCGCGCCGCCTTACCCCTTCAGAAGCGAACGAAATCGAACCCCTCCTCAACCCCAATGCGATTTCCGGCGCGCTGCTGCTTCCCCACGGACACATCGAACCGCAGCAAACCAATCGCGCCTATCTCCAAGCTTTTGGGCGGGCGGGGGGAGTGCTACAACCGGAAGAAGTTACCGGCTTTGCCTACAATGGCGATCGCGCGGTTGGGGTGAAAACTGCCGAAGGGACTTATTTTGCCGAACATATTGCCATCTGTGCGGGGGGATTGAGTCGCGCGCTGCTGCAAAAGTGCGGTATTCCGGTGAAACTGTATTTTACCCAAACCGAAATTTTGGAAACGCCGCCGGTAGAGGAATTGCGACTGCAAACATTAGTAATGCCCGCTATTATCGATCGCTTTGAGCTAGAAGAGAAAGCCATTCAACCGGAATTTGAACCCTTGTGGAAGCGGGAAAGCGGCGAACCCGTCCCCCCAATTCTCGATGCGGGTGCGATACAATTTCGCGATCGCCATTTCATCCTCGGTCAACTCAGCCGCGCGATCGCCAATCCCCATTTTACCCCCGATGCGGCCGCCAGCGAAGCCAAAATTCGGGACGCGATCGCCAATATTTTCCCCTCCCTCGCCCCACTCCCCGCCACTTGGCACCGCTGTCTCGTCGCCTACGCCGCCAACTCCCTTCCCCTCGTCGGCGCGCTTGCGGGGATAGAAGGGTTGCATCTGTTTTCTGGGTTCACTAATACGCTGCTTTTTGCCCCGCCCCTCGCCAAACATTTCGCGCGTTGGGCAGCAGGAGAAACGGGGACATTATTGGAACAATTGCAAAGTTATTAG
- a CDS encoding TIGR00266 family protein, whose translation MADVIDYKIYGNDLQLVEIELDPREGVQAEVGTMTYMEQGIEMQTGLGSGGLSGGLFSGFKRMLTGESFFITTFANGSNRKARVGFAATSPGQIIPLDLARLGGEFLCQKDAFLCAAKGIDIGVAFTKRIGAGFFGGEGFILQRLRGDGLAFVQAGGAIIEKNLAPGEVLRVDTGCLVAFAPTVKYDIQMVGGVRNMLFGGEGLFLAKMTGPGRVYVQSLPFSRLVDRITFPLQKQIQALTGNIGS comes from the coding sequence ATGGCTGACGTTATTGACTACAAAATCTACGGCAACGACCTTCAACTTGTTGAAATCGAACTTGACCCTCGCGAAGGCGTGCAAGCCGAAGTCGGTACAATGACTTACATGGAACAAGGCATTGAAATGCAAACCGGACTCGGCAGCGGTGGTTTATCCGGGGGTTTGTTTAGCGGTTTCAAGCGAATGCTAACCGGGGAAAGTTTTTTTATTACCACCTTTGCTAATGGCAGCAATCGCAAAGCCCGCGTCGGTTTTGCAGCCACCTCTCCCGGTCAAATTATTCCCCTCGACTTAGCCAGATTGGGAGGCGAATTTTTATGTCAAAAAGATGCCTTTTTATGCGCGGCTAAAGGAATTGATATTGGTGTTGCCTTTACCAAGCGCATTGGCGCGGGCTTTTTTGGCGGCGAAGGATTTATCCTTCAGCGCTTGCGCGGCGACGGTTTGGCTTTCGTGCAGGCGGGCGGTGCGATTATCGAGAAAAATTTAGCGCCGGGAGAGGTTTTACGCGTCGATACAGGTTGTTTGGTTGCCTTTGCACCGACAGTGAAGTACGACATCCAAATGGTCGGCGGCGTAAGAAATATGCTGTTCGGGGGCGAGGGATTATTTCTAGCCAAGATGACTGGACCGGGGCGAGTTTACGTGCAAAGTTTACCTTTTTCTCGCCTGGTCGATCGCATTACCTTCCCCCTACAAAAACAAATTCAAGCCTTAACGGGGAATATCGGTTCCTAG
- a CDS encoding NADP-dependent oxidoreductase: MVITRHGGPEVFTWQERPKPLVNEFDVLVQVRATSITPVDSKLRSGYFVTRHFPLILGYDVSGIVVEAGDRVSKFQIGDEVYASLNILRDGANAEYVAADSRSIALKPKTIDHATAAILPRAAIAAWEALHQHARVQPGQTVLIHAGAGGVGHLAVQLAKSHGCHTIVTASRKEAMRFCRDTLKADEVIDYKSMDFVQQVMSISPDKGHPIVIETNSNDLWARSLDGMATSPQLPPSEEKLFLKKATQYHESVGFPAAYKLHLDRQRQILSLISELVDSAQLVPHIAYKLKLSEVARGHALQESGNIIGTISVEL; this comes from the coding sequence ATGGTAATCACCCGGCACGGCGGTCCGGAGGTCTTCACTTGGCAGGAAAGACCTAAACCCCTGGTGAACGAGTTTGATGTTTTGGTGCAAGTCCGGGCGACTTCCATCACTCCGGTGGATAGTAAATTGCGCAGTGGCTACTTTGTCACCCGACATTTTCCGTTGATTCTCGGATACGACGTTAGCGGTATTGTGGTTGAAGCGGGCGATCGCGTCTCAAAATTCCAGATTGGCGACGAAGTGTATGCTTCGTTAAATATTCTACGGGATGGCGCGAATGCTGAATATGTGGCAGCGGACAGCCGCAGCATCGCCCTCAAACCCAAAACTATCGACCATGCGACTGCTGCTATTTTACCTCGGGCTGCGATCGCGGCTTGGGAAGCACTGCACCAGCACGCTCGAGTCCAACCCGGACAAACCGTTTTAATTCATGCCGGGGCCGGAGGAGTGGGACATCTCGCCGTTCAGTTAGCCAAGTCACACGGCTGTCACACGATTGTCACTGCCAGCCGCAAGGAGGCGATGCGATTTTGTCGGGATACCCTCAAAGCGGATGAAGTCATCGATTACAAAAGTATGGACTTCGTGCAACAAGTCATGTCTATCTCGCCGGATAAAGGACATCCCATTGTCATTGAGACTAACAGCAACGATCTATGGGCGCGATCGCTCGACGGCATGGCAACCTCCCCCCAACTTCCCCCCAGCGAAGAAAAACTCTTTTTAAAAAAAGCGACGCAGTACCACGAATCGGTCGGATTTCCAGCAGCTTATAAGCTGCATTTAGACCGACAAAGACAAATTCTGTCTCTAATTAGCGAGCTTGTCGATAGCGCTCAATTAGTCCCCCACATCGCCTATAAACTCAAGTTGAGCGAAGTTGCGCGCGGTCATGCCCTGCAAGAAAGCGGTAACATTATCGGCACAATTTCGGTTGAATTGTAA
- a CDS encoding phenylpyruvate tautomerase MIF-related protein gives MPLIKVLSSAAAPEKATVEKLLKSLSAKLAKHTGKPESYVMTAFEPDVAMTFGGTTDPVCYIEVKSVGTMNPSQTKAMSEDFCEYVAEMLGISAQRIYIEFADAKGAMWGWNKSTFG, from the coding sequence ATGCCTTTAATCAAAGTTTTATCCTCAGCCGCAGCACCCGAGAAAGCAACAGTTGAAAAGTTGCTAAAAAGCCTCTCAGCTAAATTAGCAAAACATACAGGCAAGCCAGAATCCTACGTGATGACGGCTTTTGAACCCGATGTCGCCATGACTTTTGGCGGAACGACCGACCCGGTGTGTTACATCGAAGTCAAAAGTGTCGGTACGATGAATCCCTCTCAAACTAAAGCCATGAGCGAAGATTTTTGCGAGTATGTCGCAGAAATGTTGGGCATTTCCGCGCAGAGAATCTACATCGAATTTGCCGATGCGAAAGGGGCAATGTGGGGCTGGAATAAATCGACTTTTGGTTAA